A stretch of Labilibaculum sp. DW002 DNA encodes these proteins:
- a CDS encoding methyltransferase family protein, with the protein MISTQHLLLSLLLVLWCIFHSSLISNRFLAYIEPKLGKHFRTYRILYNLFSLITFLPLILFSYSLKSEMIFDWSGYFQIGRILILLTCFFLFFAGSKSYDLLSFLGFRQIQQSEHHKTMSDDGNLSTAGILSIIRHPWYTATFLFIWSRNIDISALIVNAIFSIYLIVGCYLEEKKLVLEYGEEYRIYQQNVSMLFPWKWLKTTLIG; encoded by the coding sequence ATGATTTCAACACAACATCTTCTCCTCTCATTATTATTAGTACTCTGGTGCATTTTTCACAGCAGTTTAATTTCCAACCGTTTTCTCGCATATATTGAACCAAAATTGGGTAAACACTTTCGAACTTATCGGATACTTTACAATTTGTTCTCTCTGATTACATTTCTACCACTTATTTTGTTTTCCTATTCATTAAAAAGTGAAATGATTTTTGACTGGTCGGGATATTTTCAAATTGGCCGTATACTAATCTTACTAACCTGCTTTTTTCTGTTTTTTGCAGGTTCGAAATCATACGATTTATTATCCTTTTTAGGCTTTCGCCAGATTCAGCAATCAGAACATCATAAAACAATGTCTGATGATGGAAATTTAAGCACTGCAGGAATACTCAGCATCATTCGTCATCCTTGGTATACGGCAACTTTTTTATTTATTTGGTCAAGAAATATAGATATAAGTGCATTAATTGTAAATGCAATATTTAGCATTTATCTGATTGTTGGTTGCTATCTGGAGGAAAAAAAACTAGTCCTCGAATACGGAGAGGAATATCGAATTTACCAGCAGAATGTATCAATGCTATTTCCCTGGAAATGGTTGAAAACAACACTAATTGGATAA
- a CDS encoding response regulator, whose translation MKKILVVDDKPSMSQLMVRFLQNSFDVTTKEDGLQAISWLQSGNIPDIILTDLQMPVMDGIELIKRIKESGYFNDIPIIVLSSQESSNIRVECLKLGAEDYIMKPFNPEELMIRIERLIK comes from the coding sequence ATGAAGAAAATTTTAGTTGTTGACGACAAACCTTCCATGAGCCAATTAATGGTTCGATTTCTACAAAATTCATTTGATGTAACCACAAAAGAAGATGGTTTGCAAGCTATCAGTTGGTTACAATCTGGTAATATTCCTGATATTATTCTAACAGATCTTCAGATGCCCGTTATGGATGGGATAGAATTAATAAAACGAATAAAGGAAAGTGGTTATTTTAATGATATTCCAATCATTGTTTTAAGTAGTCAAGAGAGTAGTAATATTCGTGTTGAGTGTTTAAAGTTAGGTGCTGAGGATTACATTATGAAACCGTTTAATCCTGAAGAATTAATGATTAGAATCGAACGTTTGATTAAATAA
- a CDS encoding YeiH family protein has product MPGFSPAIALIMGLFFSMFGIKTNRFTKHTSSVLQASIVLMGFGMNLSMVMEASKSGFGFTAVSVIATISIGLLLGKLLRVEKATTILIAAGTAICGGSAIAAVAPVINAKNKQVLFAMAVVFVLNSLALMLFPIIGHYFEMSQETFGFWSAIAIHDTSSVVGASAAYGEQALEIATTVKLTRALWIIPVSIVFAIFNKNSDSGKIKIPWFIGVFVLAIIVAHLFPQWQEGFAHLKWLGKKGMVIALLFIGSSISVSEIKETGGNTFLLGIITWIIIGGSSLYFLQF; this is encoded by the coding sequence GTGCCAGGATTTTCACCGGCGATTGCTTTAATTATGGGACTCTTCTTTTCCATGTTTGGAATTAAAACCAATCGGTTTACCAAACACACATCTTCAGTATTGCAAGCTTCCATTGTACTAATGGGTTTTGGCATGAATCTAAGCATGGTAATGGAAGCATCAAAATCAGGTTTTGGTTTTACTGCAGTTTCGGTAATTGCAACCATTAGTATTGGATTACTATTGGGTAAACTTTTAAGGGTTGAGAAAGCAACCACCATATTAATTGCTGCAGGAACGGCCATATGCGGTGGCAGTGCAATAGCTGCAGTTGCGCCAGTAATTAATGCAAAAAACAAACAGGTTTTGTTCGCAATGGCAGTTGTTTTTGTTCTTAATTCGCTCGCACTAATGCTATTTCCTATTATTGGTCATTATTTTGAAATGAGTCAGGAAACATTTGGTTTTTGGTCTGCAATCGCAATTCACGATACCAGCTCAGTAGTAGGTGCATCAGCAGCCTATGGAGAGCAAGCTTTAGAAATTGCCACTACCGTTAAATTAACTCGTGCACTTTGGATCATTCCTGTTTCAATTGTATTCGCAATTTTCAATAAAAACTCTGACTCAGGTAAAATAAAAATACCTTGGTTTATTGGAGTCTTTGTATTGGCAATTATAGTTGCTCATCTGTTCCCTCAATGGCAAGAAGGTTTTGCACATTTAAAGTGGTTAGGCAAAAAAGGAATGGTCATTGCTTTACTATTTATCGGTTCAAGTATTTCTGTTTCTGAAATCAAGGAAACGGGTGGTAATACTTTTTTATTGGGAATTATCACTTGGATTATAATCGGAGGATCATCACTCTATTTCTTGCAATTTTAG
- a CDS encoding LysR family transcriptional regulator: MDYRDEVFIAVAENLNFSKAAEELFISQPAVTKHIKELESKLETALFERKGNKVYLTKSGKLVYRSLKQIKQQYRDLDYELGRLSEAFNGSLRIGASSTISQYLIPSVIASFHRRYPKIKLDLFNGNSFEMEQKLLDNEIDLALVENEKSNSNIKYMDFLDDEIVVVTGTQSVYAKRKNIKLSDIQEIPLVLREKGSGSLQVIQKALAKQNIDLEKLNILIHLGSTEAIKNFLCNFDGIALISEKSIEKEIKLKSLCKLNVSELNIHRKLRMALRKGPELKIPGLFIDFLNHYNF; the protein is encoded by the coding sequence ATGGATTATCGTGATGAAGTATTTATTGCAGTAGCAGAAAACCTTAATTTCTCAAAAGCAGCCGAAGAACTATTCATAAGCCAACCTGCAGTTACCAAACACATTAAGGAGTTAGAAAGCAAATTAGAAACTGCTCTTTTCGAACGAAAAGGAAACAAGGTTTACCTAACTAAATCGGGTAAATTGGTGTATCGTAGCCTTAAACAAATCAAACAGCAATACCGTGATTTGGATTACGAACTGGGCAGATTAAGCGAGGCATTTAATGGTTCTTTACGGATTGGTGCCAGCTCAACCATTTCTCAATACCTTATTCCATCGGTTATTGCATCTTTTCATAGGCGTTATCCAAAAATAAAATTGGATTTATTCAACGGTAATTCTTTTGAGATGGAGCAAAAACTACTCGATAATGAAATTGATTTGGCTTTGGTGGAAAATGAAAAATCTAATTCGAACATCAAATACATGGATTTTTTGGATGATGAAATTGTTGTAGTTACAGGAACACAAAGTGTGTATGCCAAACGCAAAAACATTAAATTAAGCGATATCCAGGAAATACCTTTGGTGCTTCGCGAAAAAGGCTCTGGAAGCCTTCAGGTAATTCAGAAAGCCCTTGCCAAACAAAACATAGATCTGGAAAAATTAAACATTCTAATTCACTTGGGAAGTACCGAAGCCATTAAAAATTTCCTTTGTAATTTTGATGGTATTGCCTTGATCTCAGAAAAGTCGATTGAGAAAGAAATAAAGCTAAAAAGTCTTTGTAAACTAAACGTTAGTGAATTGAATATTCATCGAAAATTAAGAATGGCATTGCGTAAAGGACCTGAATTAAAAATTCCTGGATTATTTATTGATTTTCTGAATCACTATAACTTTTAG
- a CDS encoding sugar transferase — protein MEVGSRQLNLMYIGTDDAVLSDFNRQDLNINLIHHANPLKASDWIEKNGLVDGVISEMELPGRNGLDYHDVFVDKFDSNQKIPYILLVKEKKPEILQKAMQQKISDVYAKPIDAEKLAHRVNFLKVLQVHMSFNKQDNDKTVKVYKTPFFKRCFDIFFAGFGLLCISPLLLLFIIAIRLESKGKVYYISKRVGTGYRIFNFLKLRSMYPDADKRLKELEHLNQYSNAEGEEEQSDEIIKESTENPGGTILFGDEEEVEESAHIQRQKQKQDKAFVKFENDPRITKVGQIIRKLSIDELPQLINVIKGDMSIVGNRPLPLYEAEMLTTDEWTDRFNGPAGITGLWQVEARGKSSKMSPEERKGLDNKYVEIANSKYSFWKDLWIILRTIPAVFQKENV, from the coding sequence ATGGAAGTAGGGAGTAGACAATTGAATCTAATGTACATTGGGACTGACGATGCTGTCCTTAGCGATTTCAATCGACAGGATCTAAATATAAATTTAATACATCATGCAAATCCTTTAAAAGCATCCGATTGGATCGAGAAAAATGGATTGGTTGATGGTGTAATTAGTGAAATGGAATTGCCTGGTAGAAATGGATTGGATTATCATGATGTGTTTGTAGATAAATTCGACTCAAATCAGAAAATACCTTATATTCTTTTGGTGAAAGAGAAGAAGCCTGAAATTCTACAAAAAGCAATGCAGCAAAAAATTAGTGATGTATATGCTAAACCAATTGATGCTGAAAAATTGGCACATAGGGTGAATTTTTTGAAAGTTTTGCAAGTACATATGTCTTTCAATAAACAGGATAATGATAAAACTGTTAAAGTATATAAGACTCCCTTCTTTAAAAGATGTTTCGATATTTTCTTTGCCGGATTTGGCTTGTTATGTATTTCTCCCTTGTTACTTCTTTTCATTATTGCGATTCGACTAGAATCAAAAGGGAAGGTGTATTATATTTCGAAAAGGGTTGGGACTGGATATCGAATTTTCAATTTCTTAAAACTAAGATCGATGTATCCTGATGCTGATAAGAGATTAAAAGAACTAGAACATTTAAATCAGTATAGTAATGCTGAGGGTGAAGAAGAACAGTCTGACGAGATAATTAAAGAAAGCACTGAAAATCCAGGAGGAACCATTTTATTTGGTGATGAAGAGGAAGTTGAGGAAAGTGCTCACATACAAAGACAAAAACAAAAACAGGATAAAGCATTTGTGAAATTCGAAAATGATCCTCGTATTACAAAAGTAGGACAGATCATTAGAAAGTTGAGTATTGATGAGTTGCCTCAGTTAATTAATGTAATTAAAGGAGATATGTCTATTGTTGGTAATCGCCCTTTACCTTTGTATGAAGCAGAAATGCTAACAACAGATGAGTGGACAGATCGATTTAATGGCCCCGCAGGAATTACTGGTTTATGGCAAGTTGAAGCTAGAGGTAAATCTTCTAAAATGTCTCCAGAAGAGCGAAAAGGCCTTGATAATAAGTACGTCGAAATTGCTAACAGTAAATATTCATTTTGGAAAGATTTATGGATCATTTTACGTACGATTCCTGCAGTATTTCAAAAAGAAAATGTTTAA
- a CDS encoding efflux RND transporter periplasmic adaptor subunit produces MKSYILLANILLTMCFFACKPKTPPINPIINESEQLIQISKQQFITEKMEIGRATTHCFEDLISCNGSISAPPNGIANISTPISGIVKSIHFTTGDYVKKGQVLCQIESNELISLQQDFAEISAHIPSIKAAYERNKALYNEKIGAKKNLNSSESTYKSAKAKYESLELKLKILHLDTNKIKEGDFYSSLSLTAPIDGFITNYNMILGEFAEQQKSLLEIVNTNLLQVQISVFEKDIQRLKIGQIVHFKTLSNSDKIHTAHISAIGKGIDPKTKTILCLAKIEEEAKGKLYNGSFIEAEIITNEKDAKALPSQAILKSGPDRYVFVIDKSDGQNYYLRKEKIKTGSESKGFTEIVGSQNLAKILTKGAYNISLN; encoded by the coding sequence ATGAAAAGCTATATCCTACTCGCCAATATACTATTAACAATGTGTTTTTTTGCATGCAAGCCAAAAACACCTCCCATTAATCCCATCATTAACGAGAGCGAACAATTAATTCAGATTTCCAAGCAACAATTCATAACCGAAAAAATGGAAATTGGCAGGGCGACTACGCATTGCTTTGAGGACTTAATCTCCTGCAACGGATCCATTTCAGCACCTCCAAATGGAATTGCCAATATAAGCACACCTATTTCAGGTATTGTAAAGAGTATTCATTTCACAACTGGCGATTATGTGAAAAAAGGTCAAGTGTTGTGTCAAATTGAATCCAATGAATTGATTTCCCTTCAGCAAGATTTCGCGGAAATCTCAGCCCACATTCCAAGTATTAAGGCGGCTTACGAAAGAAACAAAGCGCTGTACAACGAAAAAATTGGCGCCAAGAAAAACCTTAACTCCTCTGAAAGCACCTACAAATCAGCAAAAGCAAAATATGAAAGTTTAGAGTTGAAATTAAAGATTTTACATCTCGACACAAATAAAATAAAAGAAGGCGACTTTTACTCTTCTCTTTCATTAACAGCTCCAATAGATGGCTTTATTACCAATTACAATATGATTCTTGGTGAATTCGCCGAACAACAAAAATCCTTACTTGAAATTGTGAATACCAATCTGCTCCAAGTTCAAATTTCGGTATTCGAAAAGGATATTCAACGGCTAAAAATAGGACAGATTGTACATTTTAAAACCCTAAGTAATTCTGATAAAATACATACCGCACATATAAGTGCAATTGGAAAAGGAATCGATCCGAAAACTAAAACCATTCTCTGTTTGGCTAAAATTGAAGAAGAGGCAAAAGGGAAATTATACAATGGATCATTTATCGAAGCTGAAATTATTACAAATGAAAAAGATGCAAAGGCACTTCCGAGTCAGGCAATTCTTAAATCAGGCCCCGACCGATATGTTTTTGTAATTGATAAAAGTGACGGACAAAACTATTATCTGCGCAAAGAAAAAATAAAAACTGGAAGTGAATCTAAAGGATTTACAGAAATTGTAGGTTCTCAAAACCTAGCTAAGATTCTGACTAAAGGAGCTTACAACATTTCCCTTAATTAG
- a CDS encoding TolC family protein, producing MIRRITLVCLLFLTSILSTLSQEVEQVVSKVVEGSHVSDMLIPLSDMQLLAVQNSPLLKFYNADIIISELKIKAEKRNWMTTLGFEASAKYGLFDNLLITEDLNTESTTSSTEQTRYSVGLTLKIPLNTVADRTNVKQAKAELEKFRYQKENSIKELRQLVIVQYNNVLKSYTSVEVRNKSLGVLKMHLSSVEKDFVNGKINIAEYSRVNDIKMNAELEFEKVKIELLTAIQILSEIVGKPVITKN from the coding sequence ATGATTAGAAGAATTACACTTGTTTGTTTATTATTCTTAACATCTATCTTATCAACACTTTCACAGGAAGTTGAACAGGTTGTGAGTAAAGTTGTAGAGGGGAGTCATGTTAGTGATATGCTGATACCTCTAAGTGATATGCAACTCTTGGCTGTTCAAAACTCTCCTCTTTTAAAATTTTACAACGCGGATATCATTATCAGTGAATTAAAAATTAAGGCTGAGAAGAGAAATTGGATGACTACTTTAGGGTTTGAAGCAAGTGCTAAATATGGATTGTTTGATAACCTTTTAATTACGGAGGATTTAAATACAGAATCGACTACTTCATCTACCGAACAAACACGATATAGTGTAGGCTTAACTTTGAAAATTCCATTGAACACAGTTGCCGACCGTACCAATGTAAAACAAGCAAAGGCAGAACTAGAAAAATTTAGATATCAAAAGGAGAATAGTATAAAAGAACTCAGGCAATTGGTTATTGTTCAGTACAATAATGTATTGAAAAGTTATACTAGTGTTGAAGTGAGAAATAAATCTTTAGGAGTATTGAAAATGCACCTGAGTTCTGTCGAAAAAGATTTTGTAAATGGAAAAATCAACATAGCGGAATATTCTAGAGTCAATGATATTAAAATGAATGCAGAATTGGAATTTGAAAAAGTTAAAATTGAATTGTTAACCGCTATTCAAATTCTAAGTGAAATTGTAGGCAAGCCAGTTATCACCAAAAATTAG
- a CDS encoding CusA/CzcA family heavy metal efflux RND transporter: MSMLEKIINFSIRNKLIVILFTLSIVLFGCYSILKIPIGAVPDITNNQVQVITTSGNLSTQEIEQFITAPVELEMANLPGVEEIRSISKFGLSVVTIVFNDEIGTYLPRQLIAEKIKAASANIPEGFGSPEMGPITTGLGEIYQYILDVKPGFENRYSAMDLRTVQDWIVRRQLSGISGVVEVNSWGGFLKQYEVAIDPTRLRSMDLNLMEVFEALQNNNSISGGAYIEKTNQSYFIRGDGQVKSIQDIENIVVKNNSGIPILVRDIATVHFGYANRFGAITANGQGEKVLGQVMMLKNANSKLVINEVKDRVAEIQKNLPEGVFINPILERSELIGKTTTTVVENLVLGCLIVMLIVFVLLGNIRSALVIASMIPLALLFTLSLMYIFGIDANLMSLGALDFGIIIDGAVIIVEYIAIRINVKTDEFNQANKEEKKTLIDKITFTGASKMMNSAIFGQIIILIVFIPILSLQGVEGKMFRPMALSFSFAIIGAMILGFTWLPVASSLFLKPEKKGKWNIADKIMNLTYQSYIPVMKWSCGHKRFVLGASLAALIFTGVLFSKMGGEFVPTLDEGDFVIQPVLKTGTSLSKTVEICTQMENILIDSFPEVDQIVCRIGAAEVPTDPMSMEEIDMIIKLNPRHEWTSAKNKEELADLFKEALSIIPGIEYEFTQPIEMRFNELLTGVREDIAIKLFGEDLAYLNEKASEIKKLIEDVPGAADIILEKTEGLPQMSVIYKRNKIAHYGLDMKTLNSYLAMAFGGESSGSVFEGEKRFELVVRLQKENRVDIENVQQLMIPLPNGNQIPMNELADISFSEGPAKISRENTHRMMSVSVNVRNRDLQSVVEDIQSRIEGTIKLEPGNYIVYGGQFENLQNASKRLLFAVPLALLLIFIFLHFAFGSFKDAALIFTAVPLSTVGGVLFLWIRGMPFSVSAGIGFIALFGIAVLNGIVLIEHLKDLQEKGMTSMRELILTGTKDRLRPVMLTAAAAAMGFLPMAISTGAGAEVQRPLATVVIGGLITSTMLTMIALPLLFEIFYNVIGIQWRPLRFIRSKSAITGILIAFLSLTATAQTKELSLENAIEIAMDNNKQLQAFKLAIKQSEALKASAFSIDKTYFYYEYDQNNIAENGHPLKIFGVEQTFSFPSVYSAQLKVNKRNVSITETNYYRQKQMVSKSVSQAYNQILYLQHKLKVFFKIDSLYTNFRKSAEIRFEKGDISQIDLLNAKAKQQQIATVIQQLKHNLDIANEKMKAILQQDSAFTIPLQELNRIPIENNLVESSSDLQIMKLQREQQYALLGLEKNKLLPDISLGYYRGSNKYAKAQTYQGFQIGLAVPLFFGEQKARIKANKIALDINQNMRSNFLINREAKQEELQIELMKFEESIQNYEDSGRKLSEEIIRIAQKSYQMGELDFFQYVVSIENALNLTLNYLDNLARYNNLALEANYLNK; this comes from the coding sequence ATGTCAATGTTAGAAAAGATCATCAATTTCAGTATCCGAAATAAACTTATTGTAATTCTATTTACGCTCTCTATTGTTCTATTTGGATGTTACTCAATTTTAAAAATCCCAATTGGCGCTGTTCCCGACATTACCAACAATCAGGTTCAGGTAATTACTACTTCGGGAAATCTATCCACACAGGAAATAGAGCAATTCATTACCGCTCCTGTTGAGTTGGAAATGGCAAACCTTCCTGGAGTTGAAGAAATTAGATCAATTTCGAAATTTGGCTTATCCGTTGTTACCATTGTATTTAATGATGAAATTGGCACTTATCTTCCCCGCCAACTAATTGCAGAAAAAATTAAGGCAGCATCAGCGAATATTCCTGAAGGGTTTGGTTCTCCAGAAATGGGACCAATAACCACTGGATTAGGCGAAATTTACCAATACATACTGGATGTTAAACCCGGATTTGAAAATCGATATTCTGCAATGGATTTACGAACTGTTCAGGATTGGATTGTTAGAAGACAATTATCCGGAATTTCAGGAGTAGTTGAAGTAAACAGCTGGGGCGGATTTTTAAAGCAATACGAGGTCGCAATTGATCCAACTCGATTAAGATCCATGGATCTTAACTTGATGGAAGTTTTTGAAGCTTTACAAAACAACAACAGCATTTCTGGTGGTGCCTACATCGAAAAAACCAATCAATCCTACTTTATCCGTGGCGACGGGCAAGTAAAGTCCATTCAGGATATTGAAAATATTGTGGTTAAGAATAACAGCGGTATTCCCATTTTGGTTAGAGATATTGCCACGGTTCATTTTGGATATGCCAATCGTTTTGGAGCTATCACGGCAAACGGTCAGGGAGAAAAAGTTCTGGGTCAAGTCATGATGCTGAAAAATGCCAACTCCAAATTGGTGATTAATGAAGTAAAGGATAGAGTTGCTGAAATCCAGAAAAATCTGCCCGAAGGTGTTTTTATTAATCCAATATTAGAGCGAAGTGAATTAATAGGCAAAACCACGACTACTGTTGTCGAAAATTTGGTTTTGGGTTGCTTGATTGTAATGCTAATCGTCTTTGTATTACTTGGAAATATACGATCGGCATTGGTTATTGCTTCAATGATTCCTTTGGCACTTCTCTTCACGCTTTCCTTGATGTACATTTTTGGTATTGATGCTAATTTAATGAGCTTGGGAGCTCTCGACTTTGGAATTATAATTGATGGAGCCGTTATCATTGTCGAATACATTGCCATTCGGATCAATGTGAAAACTGATGAATTCAATCAAGCAAACAAAGAAGAAAAGAAAACCCTTATTGATAAAATCACCTTTACCGGAGCATCCAAAATGATGAATTCTGCCATTTTTGGGCAAATAATTATTCTCATCGTTTTTATTCCAATTCTATCTCTACAAGGAGTGGAAGGTAAAATGTTTAGACCAATGGCTCTTTCGTTTAGTTTTGCGATAATTGGTGCTATGATATTAGGCTTTACTTGGCTTCCTGTTGCCTCTTCCCTCTTCTTAAAACCTGAAAAAAAAGGCAAATGGAATATTGCGGATAAAATCATGAATTTAACCTATCAATCGTATATTCCCGTTATGAAATGGTCTTGCGGTCACAAGAGATTCGTTTTAGGAGCCTCACTGGCAGCACTTATTTTTACGGGTGTTTTGTTCTCGAAAATGGGAGGTGAATTTGTTCCTACACTTGATGAAGGTGATTTTGTGATTCAACCGGTTCTAAAAACAGGCACTTCTCTGTCAAAAACCGTTGAAATCTGCACCCAAATGGAAAACATCCTAATCGATAGTTTTCCCGAGGTAGATCAAATTGTTTGTCGTATTGGAGCAGCCGAAGTTCCAACAGATCCAATGTCGATGGAAGAAATTGATATGATTATAAAACTAAATCCTCGACATGAATGGACGTCCGCAAAAAATAAGGAAGAACTGGCAGATCTATTTAAAGAAGCTCTATCGATTATTCCCGGCATTGAATATGAGTTCACTCAGCCTATCGAAATGCGATTTAATGAACTATTGACAGGAGTTCGTGAAGATATTGCCATCAAGCTGTTTGGTGAAGATTTGGCATATTTAAATGAAAAAGCCAGTGAGATCAAGAAATTAATTGAAGATGTGCCTGGTGCGGCTGATATTATTTTAGAAAAAACAGAAGGATTGCCGCAAATGAGCGTAATCTACAAACGCAATAAAATAGCTCATTATGGTTTGGATATGAAAACGCTAAACTCCTATTTGGCAATGGCTTTTGGAGGAGAATCTAGTGGCAGTGTTTTCGAAGGTGAAAAACGTTTCGAACTAGTCGTTCGACTTCAAAAAGAAAATCGGGTGGACATCGAAAATGTTCAACAATTAATGATTCCTCTCCCAAATGGAAATCAAATTCCTATGAACGAACTGGCCGACATCTCTTTCTCGGAAGGTCCTGCAAAAATATCCCGTGAGAACACACATCGTATGATGTCGGTTAGTGTGAATGTTAGAAATCGTGACTTACAGTCAGTCGTTGAAGACATACAAAGTAGAATTGAGGGTACAATTAAACTGGAACCGGGAAATTACATTGTTTATGGCGGTCAGTTTGAAAATCTTCAGAATGCGTCTAAGCGCTTACTGTTTGCTGTTCCACTTGCCTTACTTCTGATCTTTATCTTCCTGCACTTTGCTTTTGGGTCGTTTAAAGATGCAGCTCTAATCTTTACCGCGGTTCCCTTATCTACCGTTGGTGGTGTTCTTTTTTTATGGATAAGAGGTATGCCTTTTAGTGTATCTGCAGGAATAGGCTTTATAGCTCTTTTTGGCATTGCAGTTTTAAATGGAATTGTGTTGATTGAACATCTTAAAGATTTGCAAGAAAAAGGAATGACCAGTATGCGAGAATTGATACTCACTGGCACAAAAGATCGACTTCGTCCGGTAATGCTAACAGCTGCGGCGGCGGCAATGGGATTCTTGCCAATGGCTATTTCGACAGGTGCTGGAGCTGAAGTACAACGCCCTTTGGCAACTGTCGTTATCGGAGGTCTTATTACATCTACCATGCTAACTATGATTGCCTTGCCTTTACTATTTGAAATCTTTTATAATGTCATCGGCATTCAATGGAGACCACTTCGATTCATCCGATCTAAATCTGCAATTACCGGCATCCTCATTGCCTTTTTATCGCTTACGGCAACTGCACAAACGAAGGAATTGAGCCTTGAAAATGCAATTGAAATTGCAATGGATAACAATAAGCAACTTCAAGCTTTCAAACTTGCCATAAAACAAAGTGAAGCCTTAAAAGCAAGTGCTTTTTCTATAGACAAAACATATTTCTATTACGAATACGATCAAAACAACATTGCGGAAAATGGTCATCCTCTCAAAATTTTTGGTGTAGAACAAACATTTAGTTTCCCAAGTGTTTACAGCGCACAATTGAAGGTGAATAAAAGAAATGTATCAATTACGGAAACCAATTATTACCGACAAAAACAGATGGTTTCCAAAAGTGTATCTCAAGCATATAATCAAATCCTCTATCTGCAACACAAACTAAAAGTATTTTTCAAAATAGACTCTTTATATACTAATTTTAGAAAAAGTGCTGAGATCAGATTTGAAAAAGGAGACATCAGTCAGATAGATTTATTAAATGCCAAGGCCAAACAACAACAAATAGCTACTGTTATCCAACAACTGAAGCACAATCTGGATATCGCCAATGAAAAAATGAAAGCTATTTTGCAACAGGATAGTGCATTTACAATTCCACTGCAGGAATTGAATAGAATTCCTATCGAGAACAATCTCGTTGAATCTAGTTCCGATTTACAAATTATGAAACTACAACGCGAACAACAATATGCCTTGCTTGGATTAGAGAAAAACAAGCTACTTCCAGATATTTCACTTGGCTATTACAGAGGAAGCAATAAGTATGCTAAGGCTCAAACCTACCAAGGTTTTCAAATTGGATTAGCAGTGCCACTATTTTTCGGAGAACAAAAAGCACGAATAAAAGCCAACAAAATTGCCTTAGACATTAATCAAAACATGCGAAGTAATTTTCTAATTAATCGCGAAGCAAAACAGGAAGAATTGCAAATAGAGTTGATGAAATTTGAAGAATCCATCCAAAACTATGAAGATTCAGGTCGGAAATTGAGTGAAGAAATCATAAGAATAGCTCAAAAATCATATCAAATGGGTGAACTGGACTTTTTCCAGTATGTTGTAAGCATTGAAAATGCATTAAATCTGACCCTAAATTATCTCGATAATCTTGCTCGGTACAATAATCTTGCTCTTGAAGCCAACTATCTTAATAAATAA